One part of the Lytechinus pictus isolate F3 Inbred chromosome 3, Lp3.0, whole genome shotgun sequence genome encodes these proteins:
- the LOC129257128 gene encoding sulfotransferase 4A1-like, whose translation MADSAGMTKNPDMPGLFDFFEYEGIPMPGVVLKSSLDELKTFEVRSDDVWICTYPKSGTHFIMEMTSLILADGDPSKIDRTTHLATISMLTMDRPLTVDSQQQRDEEPPTLSPKPFMDVIKKAPSPRKIACHLPFQLLPPDIEKKAKVIYVARNPKDMVASAMRFTEKTVAYPGGFNQMIIDMMNGAFSYGSWFDHVMGYWNKRNEENVLFLKFEEMKMNSADVAQRVGQHLGRPLSPEILEKVVTGSGFEGMKKTYDKIEKSSDKGKYLTKAAGQMSFMQKGVIGSWKERFTVAQNEAFNKWYQDKFAGSDLQFQFE comes from the exons ATGGCCGATTCCgctggtatgaccaaaaatcctGACATGCCAGGTCTGTTTGACTTCTTCGAGTATGAAGGTATCCCGATGCCTGGAGTCGTCCTTAAATCTAGTCTAGATGAACTCAAGACATTCGAAGTCAGATCAGATGACGTCTGGATATGCACATATCCCAAATCAG GTACCCACTTCATCATGGAGATGACATCACTCATATTAGCAGATGGTGATCCATCCAAGATAGACCGAACAACCCACCTAGCAACCATTTCCATGTTAACCATGGATCGCCCACTGACCGTGGACTCCCAGCAACAGAGAGATGAAGAACCACCCACACTATCACCCAAACCATTCATGGATGTGATCAAGAAGGCCCCCTCACCTAGAAAGATAGCATGTCATCTGCCCTTCCAGCTTCTTCCACCGGATATTGAAAAGAAAGCTAAG GTTATCTACGTGGCTCGTAACCCTAAAGACATGGTTGCATCAGCAATGAGATTCACAGAGAAAACTGTTGCTTATCCGGGAGGCTTCAATCAAATGATTATTGATATGATGAATGGTG CCTTCTCATATGGCTCCTGGTTTGATCACGTGATGGGATATTGGAACAAGCGAAATGAAGAAAACGTTCTCTTTCTGAAATTTgaagaaatgaaaatg AATTCTGCAGATGTAGCTCAAAGAGTTGGACAACACCTAGGGCGCCCTCTCTCACCTGAGATCCTTGAGAAGGTTGTGACAGGGAGTGGTTTTGAAGGGATGAAGAAGACCTATGACAAGATAGAGAAATCTTCAGACAAAGGCAAATACCTTACCAAAGCTGCGGGTCAAATGTCATTCATGCAGAAAG GTGTGATTGGATCATGGAAAGAAAGATTTACAGTGGCCCAGAATGAAGCCTTCAACAAATGGTACCAAGACAAGTTTGCAGGCTCTGATTTAcaatttcaatttgaataa